From a single Streptomyces sp. NBC_00377 genomic region:
- a CDS encoding alkaline phosphatase family protein yields the protein MAAVKASQRNRRPLAALAGALALTATSIGAWAATATTAQAAALPAPDHMVVVVMENHAYSQVIGSSSAPYLNNTLKAGGASLTQSYGLTHPSEPNYYMLFSGSNQGRTDDSCVPVGSLSAPNLASELIAAGKTWASYNESLPSQGSTTCSSGKYAQKHNPWFGFSNVPTSTAKTMTQFPADYTTLPKVSFVVPNLCSDMHDCSVSTGDTWIKNNLGAYATWASTHNSILAVTFDEDNKLSGNRIPTVLYGQHVTPGSSSSTTYNHYNVLRTVEDLAGLSTHAGNAASASDITGIWN from the coding sequence ATGGCCGCCGTCAAGGCTTCCCAGCGCAACAGACGTCCCCTCGCCGCCCTCGCCGGGGCCCTCGCCCTCACCGCCACCTCGATCGGCGCGTGGGCCGCCACGGCCACCACCGCCCAGGCCGCAGCTCTCCCCGCCCCCGACCACATGGTGGTCGTGGTGATGGAGAACCACGCCTACTCACAGGTGATCGGCAGCTCCAGCGCGCCCTACCTCAACAACACCCTCAAGGCGGGCGGCGCGAGCCTCACCCAGTCGTACGGCCTCACCCACCCCAGCGAGCCGAACTACTACATGCTGTTCTCGGGCTCCAACCAGGGCCGCACCGACGACAGTTGCGTGCCGGTCGGGTCCCTCTCCGCACCCAACCTCGCCTCGGAGCTGATCGCCGCCGGCAAGACCTGGGCCAGCTACAACGAGTCGCTGCCGAGCCAGGGTTCCACGACGTGCAGCAGCGGTAAGTACGCACAGAAACACAACCCCTGGTTCGGGTTCTCCAACGTGCCGACGAGCACCGCCAAGACCATGACGCAGTTCCCGGCCGACTACACGACCCTGCCCAAGGTCTCCTTCGTCGTACCGAACCTGTGCAGCGACATGCACGACTGCTCGGTCTCCACCGGCGACACCTGGATCAAGAACAACCTGGGCGCCTACGCCACCTGGGCCAGTACCCACAACAGCATCCTCGCCGTCACCTTCGACGAGGACAACAAGCTGTCCGGCAACCGGATCCCCACCGTCCTGTACGGACAGCACGTCACCCCCGGCAGCTCCAGCTCCACCACCTACAACCACTACAACGTCCTGCGGACCGTGGAGGACCTGGCCGGTCTGAGCACGCACGCGGGCAACGCCGCCTCGGCGTCCGACATCACCGGCATCTGGAACTGA
- a CDS encoding methylated-DNA--[protein]-cysteine S-methyltransferase translates to MKQHTITDSPYGPLTLVADDGVLCGLYMTGQRHRPPEENFGPRDETLFGDAEDQLKAYFAGELKEFGLELRLHGTPFQRSVWDELRKIPYGETRTYGELAVALGSPSASRAVGLANGKNPVGIIVPCHRVIGAGGGLTGYGGGLERKQRLLEFEGATRAPALF, encoded by the coding sequence TTGAAACAGCACACGATCACCGACAGCCCGTACGGCCCCCTCACCCTCGTCGCCGACGACGGCGTCCTGTGCGGCCTCTACATGACAGGGCAACGCCACCGCCCGCCCGAGGAGAACTTCGGCCCGCGCGACGAGACCCTCTTCGGGGACGCCGAGGACCAGCTGAAGGCCTACTTCGCCGGAGAACTCAAGGAGTTCGGCCTCGAACTGCGCCTGCACGGCACCCCGTTCCAGCGCTCGGTCTGGGACGAACTGCGGAAGATCCCCTACGGCGAGACCCGCACCTACGGCGAACTCGCCGTGGCCCTGGGCAGCCCGAGCGCCTCCCGCGCGGTGGGCCTCGCCAACGGGAAGAACCCTGTCGGCATCATCGTGCCCTGCCACCGCGTGATCGGCGCCGGCGGCGGCCTCACCGGCTACGGCGGCGGACTGGAACGCAAGCAGCGCCTGCTGGAGTTCGAGGGCGCGACACGCGCGCCCGCCCTTTTCTAG
- a CDS encoding AlkA N-terminal domain-containing protein, which yields MQNGMYTDRERCVRAVQSKDARFDGWFFTAVLTTGIYCRPSCPVVPPKPRNMVFHPSAAACQQAGFRACKRCRPDTTPGSPEWNQRADLVARAMRLIADGVVDREGVPGLASRLGYSTRQVERQLLAELGAGPLALARAQRAQTARLLIETTGLPMAQAAFASGFSSIRTFNDTVREVFALSPTELRARVPRRDPSARPAAPGTLALRLPFRAPLNPDNLFGHLAATGVPGVEEWRDGAYRRTLRLPYGHGVVALTPHPDHIGCRLGLSDLRDLTVAISRCRRMLDLDADPVAVDDRLRTDPLLAPLVDKAPGRRVPRTVDESEFAVRAVLGQQVSTAAARTHAARLVTAHGEPVDDPEGGLTHLFPTVEALAAVDPGTLAMPRTRRTTFTTLVGRLADGTIHLGVESDWSEARARLLSLPGFGPWTVDVIAMRALGDPDAFLPTDLGIRRAAQRWGLPSTPAALTARAAGWRPWRAYAVQYLWATDSHPINFLPV from the coding sequence ATGCAGAACGGGATGTACACCGATCGCGAGCGTTGTGTGCGCGCCGTGCAGTCCAAGGACGCCCGGTTCGACGGCTGGTTCTTCACGGCGGTCCTGACCACGGGCATCTACTGCCGGCCCAGCTGCCCGGTCGTGCCGCCCAAGCCGCGGAACATGGTCTTCCACCCGAGCGCGGCGGCCTGCCAGCAGGCGGGCTTCCGCGCCTGCAAGCGCTGCCGCCCCGACACCACCCCGGGCTCGCCCGAGTGGAACCAGCGGGCCGATCTGGTCGCCCGTGCCATGCGGCTGATCGCCGACGGCGTCGTCGACCGCGAAGGGGTGCCGGGACTCGCGTCCCGCCTCGGCTACAGCACCCGTCAGGTCGAACGCCAGCTCCTCGCCGAACTCGGCGCGGGACCGCTGGCGCTGGCGCGGGCGCAGCGGGCACAGACAGCGCGCCTCCTCATCGAGACGACCGGACTGCCCATGGCACAGGCCGCGTTCGCGTCCGGGTTCTCCTCCATCCGCACCTTCAACGACACCGTGCGCGAGGTCTTCGCGCTCTCCCCGACGGAACTGCGCGCCCGGGTCCCGCGCAGGGACCCCTCGGCCCGCCCGGCCGCGCCCGGCACGCTCGCCCTGCGCCTGCCCTTCCGTGCCCCGCTCAACCCCGACAACCTCTTCGGCCATCTCGCCGCGACCGGCGTCCCGGGGGTCGAGGAGTGGCGGGACGGGGCGTACCGGCGGACCCTGCGGCTGCCGTACGGGCACGGCGTCGTGGCGCTCACCCCGCACCCCGACCACATCGGCTGCCGCCTCGGCCTCAGCGACCTGCGGGACCTCACCGTCGCGATCAGCCGCTGCCGGCGCATGCTCGACCTGGACGCCGACCCGGTCGCCGTCGACGACCGGCTGCGCACGGATCCGCTGCTCGCGCCCCTCGTGGACAAGGCGCCGGGCCGCCGGGTGCCCCGCACGGTCGACGAGTCGGAGTTCGCCGTGCGCGCCGTGCTGGGGCAGCAGGTCTCCACGGCGGCCGCCCGCACCCACGCCGCCCGCCTGGTCACCGCGCACGGCGAGCCGGTCGACGACCCGGAGGGCGGCCTCACCCACCTCTTCCCGACCGTCGAGGCACTCGCCGCCGTCGACCCCGGGACACTGGCGATGCCCCGCACCCGCCGCACCACCTTCACCACCCTTGTCGGACGACTCGCCGACGGAACCATCCACCTGGGAGTGGAGAGCGACTGGTCCGAGGCCCGTGCCCGGCTCCTCTCGCTGCCCGGCTTCGGGCCGTGGACGGTCGACGTCATCGCGATGCGCGCCCTCGGCGACCCCGACGCCTTCCTGCCCACCGACCTCGGAATCCGCCGTGCCGCACAACGGTGGGGACTGCCCTCCACCCCGGCGGCGCTCACCGCCCGCGCGGCGGGCTGGCGTCCCTGGCGGGCGTACGCCGTCCAGTACCTCTGGGCGACCGACAGCCACCCCATCAACTTCCTGCCCGTATAA